The DNA sequence TCAAACGCATCGGTCAACGCATGAAAACAGGCGAAATCCTCTGCAGCGGCAACATCGGCATGCACACGGGCGAAATGATGGCGGGCGGCAAAATCACAGTTAACGGCAGCGCAGGCGGCTGGACAGGCAGCGAAATGAAAAAAGGCTCCATCGAAATCCACGGTGACGGCGGAGACTACCTTGCTTCGCCATCCAGAGGCAACGATGCAGGCATGAAGGGCGGCTTAATCATCGTTGACGGCAACGTCGGCACCGATGTGGGCTGCTACCTTAAAGGCGGCATCATAAAAATCAAAGGCTCCGCAGGCAGATTCCTCGGCTACCACATGTCTGACGGCGCAATCTACGTTGAGAAAGACGCGGATGTCCGAACAGGCGCATGCATGAGCGGCGGAAAAATCGTGGTCGGCGGCAAACTCGAAGTACTGCCCTCTTTCACCATCGACAGCGTTAAACCCAAAGTCAAAGTCGACGACGCAACCAACGTGCCAGGTCCCTTCTACGTGTTTTTAGGCGACCTCAGCGAGCATGGCACAGGCAAAATCTTCGCCAACAAAGCCGCGAACACAGCCATGAAGTTCTACGAGAAATACCTCTAAAACAAGGGTTAACCCCCTGCTTTCCCTTTTGTTTACTTGCATGTTTAAGTCTTAGGTGTTCTGCCGAATCACTTATCAACTCCTAAGGATTCAAACCTCAAGGGCACAGGTGATGTTATGCGGCAGGTTGACATGACACGGCTTGACTTATCCGCGGGAGCAGCCACAGCGATGCGTGACTGGGTCGCCGAGGAGGTTCCGTTGAAAATCATCATAAACGATGCTTATACCTTCATTATCTGGTGCTCGCCCAGCCAGTATAAGGAACTTGCCGTTGGGCACCTCTACGCCGAAGATATTCTGCATTCAATAGACGAGTTAGAATCCATAACATCCGACCAAACACAAAACGTCTGCCATGTGCAATTCAAAGCTGACATCAACATAGACGAGCGCATGGAGAACCGCCGTCGGGGAGCCCGCATCGTGCCGCTTCTGAAAGCCAGCACCGCAGCTTACCAGAAAGACCACAAACTCGCGGTGGTAAACTCGGATTTAACCGTTAAAGCCCAGGTTATTTTGGATGCTGTAGCGCAGATGAACCAGAAAGCCACTGGGTTCCGGGAAACCGGCGGCTTGCATGACAGCGGCATCTTTACAGCCGACGGCACAATGGTTGCATTCTCCGAGGATGTGGGCAGACACAACACCGTCGACAAAGTCATCGGTGAAGCATTACTTAAACGCCTTGACTGTGGCGGATGCTTCTTGGTTATCACGGGCAGGGTGCCTGGCGACATGATTTTTAAGGCGGCTAAGGTGGGGTTGCCTATTTTGGCGTCGGTGGCGGCGGTGCTTAACTCAGGCGTCGCCTCAGCGGAGAAAGCCAACGTTTGCGTCGTGGGGTTTGTGCGGGGTAAACGCATGAACGTTTACACTTGCCCCCAGAGAATTCTGCTCTAAGTGGTTTGCTGCTGCTTTTCCAGCTCTGCTTCAATGAGCCCAATTAATTTCATGCCTTCCTGGGGAACCTTAATCAGTGGGATACCTTCAAAGCAGCCTTCGCTTGATGTCTGCGCAACCATTCCCGAGGCAGCTAGAATCGGCGGCACGGTTCTCTGGAGGGTTCTTTCCAGCTCCGCTGTGTCCTTCGCGGTTACGATTTTTAGGACGTCTCTGCGTTTAGCGATTAAGCTATGGAAGCCCTCGATGAAGATGATGTCGAGTTTTTCCCTCTCCAGTATCCCCAAGATGTTATCTAAATCCCTAAGTTCCCGCCGCGTTTTTCTGATGACGTCTATTTCGTGGGGTGAAATAGCTACGACGAATTCAGAGCCCGCCTGTGCATAACGCCATGTGTTGGAGCCTTCTTTATCCATCGAGAAGTTTTCGTGATGAATGTGCTTCACGGCGCCGACGACGCAGCCTTGGCCTGAAAAATGCGAAATCAAGTATTCTAATAGAGTTGTTTTCCCCGAGCCACTACAGCCAACCGCGGCAACTAATACGACCGTATGGTTTCCTCCGTCGGTGACTCAAGCACCCATGCTTATTATAAATTATGCTTCGCTGTTTATGTTTCCATTGAATATCATTAATACTCAAAAATTGAATATGAGTAGAAAAAAAGCTGCATATTTTAAGCAATCCCCCAACAGGCGGCCGCCGTCGCCCCGCAGAATTTCAGTCGTTTCCGCATCAATTACTATTTTTTATATATTAATCCAAGTGGCATCTGCCCGTTGCACCGCAAGCTAAAATTAGCAGTGCACCGTTACGCTGGGAAGGTAACTGGTACATCAGCATGGACTTAGAAAAGAAAAAACCTTTAGTGCTGCTCTTGGTGTTCGTTTTGCTATTTTCCGGAGTAAGCATCCTCGGCTTCGCCCTTAACGACTTGTCCCCTGATAACTTGCGTGTGGCATGCGTCGGCGACAGCATCACTGAGCGAAGTGGATACACCACCAAACTTCAAACGCTCCTCGGAAAAGACTATTTGGTAGGTAATTTCGGCGTGTCCGGCTCAGCAATCTGTGGCTGTTCCCGTTTGCCCTACATCAACCAGTTCCAGTTTAGCCGTGCTGTTGCTTTTAACCCAGACATAGTGTTGATTATGCTGGGCACCAACGATGCTAACCGCGAATTAACCGGCAGCGACCAGAGTTTAGAGGAAGACTACACACGGTTGATCCAATCCTTTCAGTCCTTGCCCAGCAGCCCCAAGGTGATAATTGTGAAGTCACCGCCGATTTTCACCAGCGAAGGCGACGCATACAACAACACCAACCTCGTCACGAACGTGAATCCGCGGGTTTCGGTTTTGGCTGCCCAGATGAATCTGCCCACGGTTGACATGTATGAAGCATTCGGTAATCACTCCGAGTTCTTCGCTGACGGTGTGCATCCCAACGATGACGGCGCGGCTCTTATCGCCTCGACAATCTGCGACGCCATAACTGATTATCCATACTAAGCTACCCTGTTCCTAGACTGAAAGTGTTATAAACGTAGAGGGGACATATCAGACTTAGCTAGTTATGTTAAGGGACCGATATGGATCCTGAGAGCTCGGGGACCTCTCTTCCGGTAGACCTGATACGAACCGTCGCCATAGTTCTAGTTATCTTACTCCATGCCGCCATCGAACCCAACCCTGCACTCAGCCAGATGTCACCGGAGGGTGTAGCGCTCTGGTGGACCTCAGACATCTACAATTCCATCGCAAGAGTCTGCGTTCCCCTCTTCATCATGCTGACCGGTGCGCTTCTGCTGCAGCCCAGCAAAACCAATGAGCCCCTGGGGGCATTCTTCAAGAAACGCTGGAACCGCATCGGCATACCAGTGCTGTTTTGGGCAGGGCTCTATTTTATCTGGGACTTTCTTGTCCGCGGAGAAGCCTTAACGCCCACTTCCTTTGTGCAGGGTCTCCTAGCTGGACCCTACGTTCATTTCTGGTTCATCTACATCCTAATCGGGCTGTACCTAATCACACCCTTGGTCCGCGTATTCGTCGCATACGCCAGCTGGAAAGTTATCCGGTACTTCTTTCTGCTCTGGATCGTGGGGACCGCGGTGATTCCGCTTCTAACCCTAATAGCAGACATCAGTCCGGCGGCCACGTGGTTTGGAGAAAGCGTCTTCCTCTTAACAGGATTAGTGGGCTACTTTATTTTAGGTGCTTTCTGGAGTAAACTTAAGCTGCGCATCTGGGTTTTAGCAGCGATGTTCACGTTAAGCACACTTTGGACGATTGTTGCCACCTATTTTCTGGTGGGCGCCCTAGGCGAGAGCTACAGCCAGTTTTTCCTAGGCGCCACCAGCTTCAGCGTAATCGTGGCTTCCGTGTCGCTGTTTGGCATCTTAGCCTCCACCTCCAACGTAGCCCTCCAAACACGCTATCCCAACGCCAGCCGCGTCTTGGCAGTCATCAGCGCAAACACCCTGCCGATTTACCTCCTCCACATCATGGTTCTGGAGACGCTTCAGAGGGGCTATTTGGGGTTCCAGCTTAGCGTCACCACCCTAAACCCAGTTATCGAGATTCCCCTGGTGACGGCGTTGACCCTGCTGATTTGCTTAGCCATAATTGTTCCGCTGAAAAAGCTGCCCTATGTCGGGCGAATTATAGGTTAGCAGGCTGGATAATGCAAAAATTTAAACCCCCAAGCGCTGCCTAAACAATAGAGACTTTTGACCACAAACGTCGTGTCCCCGCAAGTTTCCAAAAGATATCTGAGCAGACACACTTACAGCCGATCATCCCTGAAGGCGCTGCTAACCACGTATTATCCGCTCATATGCATCTGCGTCGGCTACCTTTTGGTTGCCTTCTCCACGGGGCCCTACCATAACGGCGACACCTCCTGGGAATACGACGCCGTAGCGGGGGTACGCCAATACGGCATGCCCTACGCCAACGGCATGTACCTGATGGATCAGCCGCCAGTTGGCTTCTACATCCAAGCTGCCTTCTTCGACTTGGTCGGCGCGTCTTTTGGCAACGGCGCCGCTTTGGTGACGCTGTTTGGTTTAGGCTGCGTGGCTCTGGTTTACTTCATCGGCAAAATCCTCTACAACCCCACAATGGGCTTTTTCGCCTCGCTGCTCTTCGCCTTCAGCCCCTGGCACCTTGTGCTTTCCCGTAGCTTCCTCATCGATGTCCCCTGCCTCTTCTTTAGTCTCCTCAGCCTAGCCGTAGCCACCGTTGCCGTCCGCCGAGGCTCTTTTTGGCTTTTCGCAGCCAGCGGAGTCATCTTCGCCGTGGCCTTCAACACCAAACTCTACGCCGTTTTCGTCATTATACCGTTGATAGCGGCGTTTCTGTATTGGCGCCGCGGAGGCATAGGACGCATGGCGGGTTGGCTAGCGGCGTTTTCTTTGCCTGTGCTTGCCTTCTCTTTTATCTGGTATAACTTAATCGCTAAAACGGGGTTAACCTCGATTTTTCTGCATTCCGACTTCTTCACGCAGAGCGTGGATTTGGTGCCCTCATACTTTTTTGTCCCTAACTTTCTGGTAAGCTACGGGCTAGGTTGGCTATTCATCGACGCCGCTTTGCTCTCGGTCTTTTTTAGTTTGGCGTGGCGGGGGGTGCTGCGTCGCTACCTGGTTTTTGATGCCGTATGCCTAGCTTTAATTGCCAGCGTAATCGGCGTTAACACGTTTCTGGGTACAACTCTGGACCTTCATGCCCCCTACATGAATGCAATTAAATATGATTATCAGGCGCTTCCTTTCTTTGCGCTTCTGGTGGCGGGGCTCGTGTCAAAGGGTATGGTACTGTATAACTTGTCTGCAAGCAAAGCAAAGTCTCTGCTGTTCAAGGCGGCTGCAATCATCGGCTTAGTTCTGGCGGCTGCCGCAGTCCTCTATAATATGCAGCGGACTAATTTGTTCTCGACTGTGGAATACCTGATTTTTCGTGTGGAGCCAACCGTGGATGCGGGTTACTCCCTCTTCAACTTCCACCCCACCGCCGCCGGCAGCGCTCTGATGGCTATGCAGTATCTGGGCTATGCAGTGGCGCTTTCGGGGCTGCTCTGGATAAGCAGACACAGAATAGGCGCTCTGGCGATGCGGCTGACAGGAAATAAACCGTGAGAAAACTTGCGCCTGGTCCAGCGGTTCTATGCTGTGAACGGCAGGAAATACACAATTAACGCTAACAGCACAAACAGCACCGCCAACATAATGATGGAGTATGTCGAGCGCCGTTTTGCCTCGCCCTTCTGGTAATATTTGCTCGGCGAGACCCCCAGAAGCCGCAGCATCAATGTGCAGCCGAATTCTAGCCCAAGCAGGTACACCAGCGTTAACACGAGGGCGCTGACAAAGAATATTTCGTTTGCCAATGCCAACTCGATGCCCGCGACGGTGGCGGGGGGAACAAGCGCCACCGAAATCACCACGCCAAAAAGGTTCTCCGGTAGCTCCGTGCGGAGTGCAAGCCCCGCTGCTATGCCGATTACCAACGCGATGAGCACGTCGAATATGCTTACGTGAACTTGGATGAGTATCTGCTGAGTGGTAGGCAGCGAGATAAATTGGGACGCGATGAAGGTGGTAAGCGCCGAAAGCAGAATCACCGCGGCGAGCAGCATCAGCACGATGGCTTGGCTGTTTAAGAGCTTTTTTGGATGCCCCAAATTCGCGTTCACCGCCAAGGCATTCACGGGTCCAAGCAGCGGAGGAATAAGCATACCGCCTATAATGATGATGACGTTGTCTAGGAAAAGCCCCGATAGAGCAATCAACGTTGCCAGAAGCGTCGTAGCCAGCAGGTCCCAGGTTAGATGGGTGTAGCGTTGGGTGCTCTCGACGAGTTCCTCGGTGGGGTTAAGGGCGGATTTGGCTTTCGATGCCTTTTCCTTGAGGCGCTCGATGAAACTCGACGTTACCCCCTCGACGACTAACATGCTGACCATGTTATTTTTATGCCGCAGGTCAATCACTGATGAAACCTTATCCATGGCTTTGGCGGCGAACTCGTCTGGTATCAGCGCGGAGTAGCTGCTGCATTCCTCATCTTCCACCAAAACCTTGCTGTGGACGTAGAGGAGCCCCATGTGTTTTAGGGCTTTTTCGCCGTCGGGGGCTTCCTTTGGGGTTACGATAACCTCGATTTTCTTCAAAAAACACCAGACCAGCTTGGAGAACAGCTAAAATACGCGTTATCTAGACTCTCAGGGAACCATAAAACGCTTTCCCATCTACAATCAGCCTAAACGCTGCTGCCGCGTTTGCCCTACCGAAAGAGGTTTTTCGACAAGAAACCTTGACTAACCCCGAAAAACCCAGTCAAAGAAATTTGACCCAACCACCGAAAAGACTGAAAAGCAAACAGGTTAATACAGAAACCCTGAAACTTTCCCCGGCAGATGCCTAGCCAAACCAGCCAGCAACCAACAAATAACCTCCCATAGCCGCCCTGACCCCGCAGCTGCACAGCCAAACCGCTGCGGCATCAGCAAGCGTTGAGCCTATAAATAGAGGGGGGTAGAGTTTGGCAAGCAACAGCGTGATTAGCTATTCCCAGGCTTCAATCAGCGCCGCCACCGCCTTTGCCTTCGCTGACTCGCCGAAGCGGTAAAGGTGCACGCGGCCATACACCCGAACCTCCAAGATGCCCTCTGCCTCCAGCAGCCGCAGGTGCTCTGCTGTCGCCGAGTAATTCATGTTTATTTGGCTGGCGATTTTCGAGACGTTTAGCTGCTGCATCTGATGGATGAGTTTGAGGATTTTCATGCGGGGTTTAGATGAGAAAACCTCTTCCAGCTCCACTAAGGCTGCCTCCGCATCGCCTCTATGCTGTCTGCCATCTGCCTCTCAAGTTCCTCCGCGGGGATGGTTGGCAGCGAAACCCTTGTGCTGCGTCCCCGAGATTCCCCAGACGCCACCTCCGCCTTAAGCACCCCCAGCCTGGAGAGGTACACGGTGTAGCTGTAGACTTGGGTGTGGCTGTTGGGTTGCTCATCGTATTCCTCGCACACCACCGCGTAGGCCCCTTCAAGCTCAGTTAAACTTGCGTAGACCTCCTCGTTTTCCTTAAAGTACCGCGCCACCGCCAACAGAAACATCTGCCCATGCAGCCCAAGCGAAGCAAGCTCGCTGCGACGCAGACTAGGCACGATGCTGGAAACCGCCTGCCGCACACACTCCGCCTCAACCGAACCCGTGTCCCCTGCGTCAGCGTATTTTCCGGCGCGCCAAAGCAGCTCGATGCCGAACCGCGCATTCCCCGTTTGGCTGTAGGCAAGTTCAGCGATTAAATCCACCACGTCCTCGCTTACCGCGCCCAACTCGAAGGCTAAGGCAACGCGGGCACAGAGGATGTCGATGAGTTCTGTTTTTCCGTAGCGTTGCAGGCTTATGATGCTGCGTTGAAGGGTGCTTTGGGCGCTTTCGTCGAGTTTTGCGGTGGCGTCGAGGTTGCGCATGATGAAGATGAATGAGAGTCGCTGTGACTGGCCCTGCCGCATCTCCTGCAGCCTAGTTAGTTTGTACACTGCATCGGAGCCCTCCTTCTCGATGAGGCTGTCGAATTCGTCGAGCGCCAGAATCATGGTGGCGTCTTCCTCGTCGAGCACCTGCATAAGCGCAGAGAGGATTTCTTCGGCGCCGTAGCCACGGGCGGGAAAGTTGGGGCGAAAAACCGAGACTGCACGATGCAAAATAGGCTGCAGCGCACCGCGGAACTCGCGGCAATTCACGTGAACATAACGGAATTTCAAGCCGCGCCTGTTAGCTTGAGAAGTCAGGTTGGCACCGAAATTCTGCGCCAACGCCGTTTTGCCCGTGCCCACGTCCCCAGTCAATATCACCCGCTGCGCCATCCGCTGGGGACACCGCAGCACAAACCCGAAAAACTCCATTAGCAACCGCTGTTCTTTTTCGCGGTGGGGCAGCTCCGCTGGGATATAGTTAATGTCCAGTTTGGATTCGTCTTTAAATACGGTATGCGCCGCCAATTGTTGCCCTTCGAATATGCCCAAATATGTTTTAGGGTTAATATTATGTTTTGCAGTCCCAGGCGCCTTTAGGTATCGTGGAGGTTGACTGGTAAGCTGTAAGATTTATAACTACTTCCTACACAATTCATTGAGCGTAACGCGCAACCGATAACCTGTGATGCCCTTGGTATATTCAGAGTGGGTTAGACGAAAACAAAGCGAAGTGTTAAACTGGCAAATCAACAAGCCAAATGACGATGACGATGGCGGTTTCTGCGCGGAAAAACCCCACGACGTCGGCGGCGTTTGGACCACCGCGGAAACCCTCTTCATTCTCCTAAAATACAAACTTCTCCCCCCACAAGACAGCCGCATCCAACGCGCCAAAAACTGGCTTCTGCGTCACCAAAATCTCGGTGGCGACTACGGTGATGGTTGGCCCCTGATTAACCGCGGCAACAGCTTCGTTGACACCACGGCACGTGCGGTTCTTGCGTTGTCGTTTTTTGCAGGCGAAATCGAAGTTAAAGAGGCGATTCGGCGCGCTAAAGATTGGCTCTTGGAGAACCAGAACGAGGATGGCGGCTGGAGCATCTGGAAATACGAAGACAGCCTCGTTTCAGCCACCAGCTTTGTGTTGGTGGCGCTGCGGCAGCTGGTTGATTTGTTCCCAGACGACCAAAACGCTAAACTCGCCA is a window from the Candidatus Bathyarchaeota archaeon genome containing:
- a CDS encoding formylmethanofuran dehydrogenase subunit C yields the protein MITLTPLKAFDVPIQAPCITPDNFAGKTPAEIAKLPLTEGNRNLTVGDLFKVEESPQASPNITLNGDFSKVKRIGQRMKTGEILCSGNIGMHTGEMMAGGKITVNGSAGGWTGSEMKKGSIEIHGDGGDYLASPSRGNDAGMKGGLIIVDGNVGTDVGCYLKGGIIKIKGSAGRFLGYHMSDGAIYVEKDADVRTGACMSGGKIVVGGKLEVLPSFTIDSVKPKVKVDDATNVPGPFYVFLGDLSEHGTGKIFANKAANTAMKFYEKYL
- the fdhD gene encoding formate dehydrogenase accessory sulfurtransferase FdhD, which translates into the protein MRQVDMTRLDLSAGAATAMRDWVAEEVPLKIIINDAYTFIIWCSPSQYKELAVGHLYAEDILHSIDELESITSDQTQNVCHVQFKADINIDERMENRRRGARIVPLLKASTAAYQKDHKLAVVNSDLTVKAQVILDAVAQMNQKATGFRETGGLHDSGIFTADGTMVAFSEDVGRHNTVDKVIGEALLKRLDCGGCFLVITGRVPGDMIFKAAKVGLPILASVAAVLNSGVASAEKANVCVVGFVRGKRMNVYTCPQRILL
- a CDS encoding GDSL-type esterase/lipase family protein, producing MDLEKKKPLVLLLVFVLLFSGVSILGFALNDLSPDNLRVACVGDSITERSGYTTKLQTLLGKDYLVGNFGVSGSAICGCSRLPYINQFQFSRAVAFNPDIVLIMLGTNDANRELTGSDQSLEEDYTRLIQSFQSLPSSPKVIIVKSPPIFTSEGDAYNNTNLVTNVNPRVSVLAAQMNLPTVDMYEAFGNHSEFFADGVHPNDDGAALIASTICDAITDYPY
- a CDS encoding acyltransferase family protein — protein: MDPESSGTSLPVDLIRTVAIVLVILLHAAIEPNPALSQMSPEGVALWWTSDIYNSIARVCVPLFIMLTGALLLQPSKTNEPLGAFFKKRWNRIGIPVLFWAGLYFIWDFLVRGEALTPTSFVQGLLAGPYVHFWFIYILIGLYLITPLVRVFVAYASWKVIRYFFLLWIVGTAVIPLLTLIADISPAATWFGESVFLLTGLVGYFILGAFWSKLKLRIWVLAAMFTLSTLWTIVATYFLVGALGESYSQFFLGATSFSVIVASVSLFGILASTSNVALQTRYPNASRVLAVISANTLPIYLLHIMVLETLQRGYLGFQLSVTTLNPVIEIPLVTALTLLICLAIIVPLKKLPYVGRIIG
- a CDS encoding glycosyltransferase family 39 protein; amino-acid sequence: MTTNVVSPQVSKRYLSRHTYSRSSLKALLTTYYPLICICVGYLLVAFSTGPYHNGDTSWEYDAVAGVRQYGMPYANGMYLMDQPPVGFYIQAAFFDLVGASFGNGAALVTLFGLGCVALVYFIGKILYNPTMGFFASLLFAFSPWHLVLSRSFLIDVPCLFFSLLSLAVATVAVRRGSFWLFAASGVIFAVAFNTKLYAVFVIIPLIAAFLYWRRGGIGRMAGWLAAFSLPVLAFSFIWYNLIAKTGLTSIFLHSDFFTQSVDLVPSYFFVPNFLVSYGLGWLFIDAALLSVFFSLAWRGVLRRYLVFDAVCLALIASVIGVNTFLGTTLDLHAPYMNAIKYDYQALPFFALLVAGLVSKGMVLYNLSASKAKSLLFKAAAIIGLVLAAAAVLYNMQRTNLFSTVEYLIFRVEPTVDAGYSLFNFHPTAAGSALMAMQYLGYAVALSGLLWISRHRIGALAMRLTGNKP
- a CDS encoding TIGR00341 family protein, which produces MKKIEVIVTPKEAPDGEKALKHMGLLYVHSKVLVEDEECSSYSALIPDEFAAKAMDKVSSVIDLRHKNNMVSMLVVEGVTSSFIERLKEKASKAKSALNPTEELVESTQRYTHLTWDLLATTLLATLIALSGLFLDNVIIIIGGMLIPPLLGPVNALAVNANLGHPKKLLNSQAIVLMLLAAVILLSALTTFIASQFISLPTTQQILIQVHVSIFDVLIALVIGIAAGLALRTELPENLFGVVISVALVPPATVAGIELALANEIFFVSALVLTLVYLLGLEFGCTLMLRLLGVSPSKYYQKGEAKRRSTYSIIMLAVLFVLLALIVYFLPFTA
- a CDS encoding winged helix-turn-helix domain-containing protein gives rise to the protein MELEEVFSSKPRMKILKLIHQMQQLNVSKIASQINMNYSATAEHLRLLEAEGILEVRVYGRVHLYRFGESAKAKAVAALIEAWE
- a CDS encoding ORC1-type DNA replication protein yields the protein MAAHTVFKDESKLDINYIPAELPHREKEQRLLMEFFGFVLRCPQRMAQRVILTGDVGTGKTALAQNFGANLTSQANRRGLKFRYVHVNCREFRGALQPILHRAVSVFRPNFPARGYGAEEILSALMQVLDEEDATMILALDEFDSLIEKEGSDAVYKLTRLQEMRQGQSQRLSFIFIMRNLDATAKLDESAQSTLQRSIISLQRYGKTELIDILCARVALAFELGAVSEDVVDLIAELAYSQTGNARFGIELLWRAGKYADAGDTGSVEAECVRQAVSSIVPSLRRSELASLGLHGQMFLLAVARYFKENEEVYASLTELEGAYAVVCEEYDEQPNSHTQVYSYTVYLSRLGVLKAEVASGESRGRSTRVSLPTIPAEELERQMADSIEAMRRQP